In one Choloepus didactylus isolate mChoDid1 chromosome 1, mChoDid1.pri, whole genome shotgun sequence genomic region, the following are encoded:
- the LOC119527533 gene encoding peptidyl-prolyl cis-trans isomerase A-like, producing the protein MVNPIVFFNIAINGEPLGHTSFELFADKVPKPAENFRALSTGEKGFGYKGSCFHRIILGFMCQGGNFTHHNGAGGKSIFREKFDDDNFILKLTGPGILYMDNAGLNTNGSQFFICSAKTEWLDSKHVVFGKVKGGMNIVEARERFGSRNGKTSKKITIADCGQV; encoded by the coding sequence ATGGTCAACCCCATTGTGTTCTTCAACATTGCCATCAACGGTGAGCccttgggccacacctccttcgAGCTGTTTGCAGACAAAGTTCCAAAGCCAGCAGAAAACTTTCGtgctctgagcactggggagaaAGGATTTGGTTATAAGGgttcctgctttcacagaattataCTTGGGTTTATGTGCCAGGGTGGTAACTTCACCCACCATAATGGCGCTGGTGGCAAGTCCATCTTCAGGGAGAAATTTGATGATGACAACTTCATCCTGAAGCTTACAGGTCCTGGCATCTTGTACATGGACAATGCTGGACTCAACACAAATGGTTCTCAGTTTTTCATCTGCTCTGCTAAGACTGAGTGGTTGGATAGCAAGCACGTGGTCTTTGGTAAGGTTAAAGGGGGCATGAACATTGTGGAGGCCAGGGAGCGCTTTGGGTCTAGGAATGGCAAGACCAGCAAGAAGATCACCATTGCTGACTGTGGACAAGTCTAA